AGTGGAATTGTTTGAACGCGCAGCCTACTACGGAGTGTTTATTGTAATAACACTTTACCTGTCGCGAATTATCGGATTTGGCGATATCGAAGCTGCCTCTATTGCAGGTACTTTCTCTGCTATTTTATATTTACTGCCTACATTTGCCGGTGCTTATGCCGATAAAATAGGTTTTCGCAAATCGTTAATGCTGGCCTTTGGTTTGCTTACGCTAGGTTATGCCGGAATGGGTATTTTACCCACTATGTTTGAATCGGCCGGGTTGGTAGAGTATGGCGATAAAACAGTGTTTAACGGATTAGATACATCGTCAGCACGTTGGGCTGTTGTTCCGGCAATGGCACTGATAATTATTGGGGGGTCGTTTATAAAATCGGTAATAACAGGTACAGTTGCCAAAGAAACCACTGAAGCTAACCGGGCCCGGGGCTACAGTATTTTTTATGCCATGGTAAATATTGGTGCTTTCTCAGGTAAAACAGTTGTAAAACCACTGCGCGAAGCCATGGGTAACGAAGGTTTAATTTGGATTAGCTACTTCTCTGCAATTATGACTTTATTAGGGTTAGTTGTGGTTTTTTTACTGTATAAAAGTAAAGAGGAAGATGGCCAGGGAAAAAGCATCTCTGAACTATGGGACGGCTTTATTCGCGTACTCACCAATACCCGATTAATTGTGCTAATTCTTATAATTACCGGCTTTTGGATGGTACAGCACCAGATGTATGCCACCATGCCAAAATACGTATTACGTTTAGCCGGCGAGGGCGCATCACCATCGTGGTATGCCAACGTTAACCCCTTAATTGTATTTACCACTGTTGGCTTGGTAACGCATTTTATGCGCAAACGAACCGCGCTATTCAGTATGACCGTGGGTATGTTTATTATGCCCGTTTCGGCCTTGTTTATGGCTGCCGGAAACATGATGCCCGAAGGAAATATTTTAGGAATGCACCCCGTTGCGTTTATGATGGTGGTGGGTATTGCTTTTCAGGGATTTGCCGAAACCTTTATTTCACCACGTTTTCTTGAATATTTTTCGTTGCAGGCTCCCAAAGGCGAAGAAGGCTTGTACCTTGGTTTTAGTCATTTACATTCGTTCCTGTCGTCTATTTTAGGTTTTGTTATGTCGGGAGTGTTGTTAGACAAATATTGCCCTGACCCGCGTTTGTTCGATACGCACGAAGAATGGGCTTCAGCAGCAAGCAATGCCCATTATATTTGGTTTTTCTTTGTAGGCATTGCAATGGTTTCGGCAGTGGCATTAATCATTTACGGGCAGGTGGTTCGTAAACTGGATAGAAACAAGAAACCAGCTTAAAAATGGTTGTTTATTAAAATAGAAAATACCTCTTTGTAGTCAGGCAAAGGGGTATTTTTTTGTTGAAACGAAATCTTTTTTGGCAGATCTTTGGGAATTCGCTTGAAATAGTTACTTTTGCGAACCAATTTTCCGCAAAGGAAGTTTGCCCGGGTGGCGGAATTGGTAGACGCGCTGGATTCAAAATCCAGTTCTGGCAACGGAGTGCGGGTTCGATTCCCGCCCCGGGTACTAGGTGAAAAACCAAATTAATGCAAAAGCGCTTAAAGTCAATGTTTTAAGCGCTTTTTTTATTGTGAGACTCTAGCAAAAAAGGTCGCACAAAACCATATTAAATGCGACTAAAATGCGACCCTGATCTAAAAGAAAAGAAGGGTCGCACGAAATTTCGTAACTCACTGATTCATTTAATTTTATTTGATACAAATTGGTTCGTTTTGCTGTTTTTAGTTCAGCTTATTAGACGTAATTTTAAAAACAGATGAAGAGCCTAAATTTTATAAAATTTATGGATTATGAGGATAAGTATTGGATTTAAATTAAAAAGATCGAAGAAGAGGAATGATGAAACAATTCCTGTTTATGTGAACATTATTTTAAACCGCCGCAGGGTAGAACTTTCAACACGAATATTTGTGTCTCCAAACAATTGGGATCCTGCAAAAGAGCGAGTTTCGGGAACAAGCAACAAAGCTAAAACGATCAACAATCGATTGGACAAAGTAGCTACAAATATTTTGGATATTTTAATCAGTTTGAAGCTCAAAACAAAAAATTTGATGTTCTGGATATCAAAAACAAACTCAATGGTGTGAGTACTGAACATGGAATCGTTGAAATGTTTGATATTTACATGAACACAATTGAGTCCAATATTGGAAAAGGATTTTCGGCAACAACTTAAAAGCATTATAAAACCTCAAAAACTCGGTTATTAAACTTTTTATCTGATGTTTATGGAAAAAAAGATTGGAACCTTGACGCTATAGATTATAAGTTTATAAACGATTTTGATATTTACCTAAAGACCAAATACAATAACAGCGTAAATACTGCCTGGTGTTATCACAAACACTTGAAGAAGGTTTTGAATATTGCAGTTGCAATGGATAATATATCGACCAATCCCTATGTGAAATTTCAAGTGAAAACAGAGAAACCTAAACGAGAGTATTTAACACAGAAAGAATTAAAGAAAATTACAATTGAATGACTTGATACGGTCAGAAATGTATTTCTCTTTGCGTGTTATACTGGTTTATCTTATGCTGATATCTCTAAGCTTTCAGAACATCATATTCGAATGGGTAATGATGGAGATGAATGGATAATTATTGACCGAACTAAGAATGATTCCAGATGCCGAATTCCTCTGTTACCAATTGCAAAAGATATTCTAAAGAAATACAAAAACTATCCAGTAAATGTGTCAAAGGGTTTGCTGTTACCGGTAAATACTAACCAAAAAATGAATGCTTATTTGAAGGAGATTTCTGATATCTGTAAGATTGAGAAGAACCTTACGATGCATGTGGCCAGGCATACATTTGCAACAACAGTTACTTTAACTAATGGAGTTCCGATTGAGACTGTGTCAAAAGTGTTAGGCCATAATTCTTTGAAGACTACACAGATTTACGCACGGATTTTAGATGTTAAGATTTCGGAGGATATGGGAAAATTGAAAACTAAATTGAAAATGTAGATTTTTGAAGTTAAGTTTTTACTCATACTTAGGTATGAAAGTCTAAGTTATCTTTAAAAAGCCAATTATAGTAACGTTTTGTGAAATTTTATAAACGTTTTTCATTTTCCATATTTTGAAGGACTAGTACCAAAATGGCTTTTAAAACATTGACTAAAATAGCGGGGAGAGTTAAAACCAAGGTCATACGCCACTTCCGATACATTCTTTTCGGTATTTTTTAGTAGAATATCTGCCGCCTTTTTTAATTTGTAAGTTAATATAAAGTCATTTGGTGTTTGACCTGTTATGGCCTTAATTTTTTTAAAGAAGATTGTTCTGCTCATACTCATTTCTGCTGCAAAATCTGTCACCGAAAATTCAGGATTAAGCAAATGGGTTTCAATTATTTGTTGCGCTTTATCAATAAAAATCTGGTCGGTCTTGTTTTGTGCTAAGCTTTTAGAATTTGTGTTCAAATCTTGGTTGAAAACGCTTTGTAGTTTTTTGCGGTTTTCAAATAGGTTTTCGATTCTTGCAACAAGCGATTCTGAGTTAAATGGTTTTGTAATGTAGGAATCGGCACCACATTTAAAACCTGAAATTTTATCTTCTTCAGATCCAAGTGCAGTCAACAATGCTATAGGAATATGGCTGGTCTTTACATTGCGTTTCAACATTTCACACATCTCAAATCCAGACATCCCAGGCATTTTTACATCTGATATAATAATATCCGGTTGGAGTTGAATTGCTTTTTCTAATCCTTGTTCTCCGCTATTAGCCAGCTCAATGTGGTATTTTTGTATAAATATGGTTTTTATAATTGACCTGATTTCAGCGTTATCGTCAACTATTAGAAGTGTGGGAGCTTCCTCTGAATCAAGTTCGCTTACCTCTTCCTTGAGATTATTAGAAAGCCTACCTGTTGTATAAATCAAGTCTTTATCCAGCGAGAACTGGTTCTCTGTAATTTTAGTGGCAATTTCGTTGTTATTGAAATGTGACCTACCCTTTTTTAAAGAAACAGTAAAAGTTGTACCTACACCTAATTCACTTTGGCACAAGATAGTTCCTTTATGTGCTTTTACAATGTTTTCAGAAAGAGCTAATCCAATACCACTTCCGTAATATTCATTGTGTTTTTTTATTTGGTCGGCTCTAAAAAAACGGTTGAATACTTTTGATACTTCATCTTTTGAAATACCTTTCCCATTATCGGAGATATGTATCTTGGTTTCAAACTGGTCGCTTTCCATTTTAATAGTCACCATGCCACCAACAACATTTGTGTGGTTAAAAGCATTTGAAAGGAGATTATAAAACACCTTATCCATTTGTCGACTATCATACCAAAGCATTTCCTTTTCAATGTTTTTTACAAACTGGTAATTAACTTTTTTCTCCTTTGCCAGCACCTGAAAAGATTCAAAAATATCATTTAAATACGGTATAATATTGTTCGACTGAACCTGAAGCCTCATGTGCCCCTGTTCCAGCTTTCTAAAATCAAGTAATTCTCTGTTAAGGTTTTTAAGTCGTTTTGAATTTCTTAGTATTTGTTGCAATGATGGTTTTATTTCTTCGGGAAGTTTATTTTTTGAAAAAATGTTTTCGATA
Above is a genomic segment from uncultured Draconibacterium sp. containing:
- a CDS encoding MFS transporter yields the protein MSKERKETWNFPRAFWVANTVELFERAAYYGVFIVITLYLSRIIGFGDIEAASIAGTFSAILYLLPTFAGAYADKIGFRKSLMLAFGLLTLGYAGMGILPTMFESAGLVEYGDKTVFNGLDTSSARWAVVPAMALIIIGGSFIKSVITGTVAKETTEANRARGYSIFYAMVNIGAFSGKTVVKPLREAMGNEGLIWISYFSAIMTLLGLVVVFLLYKSKEEDGQGKSISELWDGFIRVLTNTRLIVLILIITGFWMVQHQMYATMPKYVLRLAGEGASPSWYANVNPLIVFTTVGLVTHFMRKRTALFSMTVGMFIMPVSALFMAAGNMMPEGNILGMHPVAFMMVVGIAFQGFAETFISPRFLEYFSLQAPKGEEGLYLGFSHLHSFLSSILGFVMSGVLLDKYCPDPRLFDTHEEWASAASNAHYIWFFFVGIAMVSAVALIIYGQVVRKLDRNKKPA
- a CDS encoding Arm DNA-binding domain-containing protein encodes the protein MRISIGFKLKRSKKRNDETIPVYVNIILNRRRVELSTRIFVSPNNWDPAKERVSGTSNKAKTINNRLDKVATNILDILISLKLKTKNLMFWISKTNSMV